The Coccidioides posadasii str. Silveira chromosome 3, complete sequence genome contains a region encoding:
- a CDS encoding uncharacterized protein (EggNog:ENOG410PJYX~COG:O~BUSCO:15302at33183), whose amino-acid sequence MAVDEDLEALNSLEKEASEFTKDAEIDRIRNAFQLDAYSVLDLQPGVPDSDIKIQYRKKSLLIHPDKTSNPLAPDAFDRLKKAQTALLDEKARAQLDECIADARRLLIREKKYDLDSPELKTEEFKKEWRKKTVQVLLEDEARRRRQLKAKLQEEGREKRKEEEEIEARKRKREEEKAWEESRDDRIGSWRDWQKTKKGKGDKEGGKKKKKMKVLG is encoded by the exons ATGGCTGTTGATGAAGATCTGGAAGCTCTCAACTCTCTGGAAAAGGAGGCATCCGAGTTTACAAAG GACGCAGAGATCGATCGCATAAGAAATGCATTCCAATTAGATGC ATATTCCGTCCTCGACCTCCAACCCGGCGTCCCAGACTCCGACATCAAGATCCAATACCGCAAGAAGTCTCTGCTCATACACCCGGACAAAACCTCCAATCCCCTCGCCCCCGATGCCTTCGACCGTCTCAAAAAGGCCCAAACCGCCCTCCTAGACGAAAAAGCCCGCGCCCAGCTTGACGAATGCATAGCCGACGCGCGACGCCTTCTCATCCGCGAAAAGAAGTACGATCTGGACTCTCCGGAGCTGAAGACGGAAGAGTTCAAAAAGGAATGGCGTAAAAAGACCGTTCAGGTGCTGCTGGAGGACGAGGCGAGGCGGAGGAGGCAGTTGAAGGCAAAATTGCAGGAGGAAGGCAGGGAGAAGaggaaggaggaggaggagatcgaggcgaggaagaggaagagagaggaggagaaggcatGGGAAGAAAGCAGGGATGATAGGATTGGGAGCTGGAGGGACTGGCAGAAGACTAAGAAGGGCAAGGGGGATAAGGAGGgtggaaagaagaagaagaaaatgaaggTCCTGGGCTGA
- a CDS encoding uncharacterized protein (EggNog:ENOG410PFXB~COG:V~TransMembrane:12 (i198-220o226-246i276-294o306-328i340-362o368-394i415-436o448-471i492-510o530-548i569-587o593-613i)~BUSCO:4276at33183), which translates to MPSHSTPYDNRGDVHAHDSADDGLPGIEDDGLLGSSPLRRTTSATSHSLAGSYRRPSFFTMGARGTVVPHAIDQDRLTQQEWEQAVDEERDLLIDNNVLDTSTVFPPEHRSLQRKISGLLSQSLRQPHGEPPQVSMAHPTGLPVAPGASETTALLGPSAEGAVTCRSAEAIDKTWEEAVEAGLIHTTWKREAKVLAKYTAPLMVTFLLQYSLTVASIFTVGHLGKIQLGAVSLASMTANITGYAIYQGLATSLDTLCAQAYGSGRKDLVGLQMQRMIWFLWTITIPIGFVWFFADKILMAIVPEKEVAILAGQYLKVVLLGAPGYACFEAGKRFVQAQGLFSASLFVLLFCAPLNAFMNWLFVWHFELGFVGAPLAVAITDNLLPLLLFLYVYFIGGRECWNGFTRRAFSNWGPMVRLALPGFLMVEAEVLAFELLTLASSYFGTTALAAQSVLATISSIAFQIPFPLSIAGSTRIANLIGATLTDAARTSAKVNMVGAVILGVGNITLLSSLRNYIPFLFTSDPEVAGLVAQVLPLCASFQLFDALATNCNGILRGLGRQSFGGYVQLFCYYGVALPISFGTAFGLEWHLWGLWGGVAVGLLLVGVVEGIYLTKADWERSVDDARKRNAMA; encoded by the exons ATGCCGTCTCACTCTACGCCCTACGACAACCGCGGTGATGTCCATGCCCACGACTCTGCGGATGACGGCCTTCCTGGTATTGAGGACGATGGCCTGCTGGGATCGTCTCCTTTAAGGCGAACAACAAGCGCCACCTCACACTCTCTTGCCGGTTCGTATCGCAGGCCAAGCTTCTTTACAATGGGTGCTCGAGGAACCGTCGTCCCACACGCTATAGACCAGGACCGTTTGACGCAACAGGAGTGGGAGCAGGCAGTCGATGAAGAGAGGGACTTGTTGATCGACAATAACGTGCTCGACACGAGCACGGTCTTTCCTCCCGAACACCGGAGCTTGCAACGAAAGATAAGCGGACTGCTGTCTCAATCCCTAAGACAACCCCACGGCGAGCCGCCACAGGTGAGCATGGCTCATCCAACCGGCCTCCCGGTTGCTCCTGGTGCTAGCGAAACGACAGCTTTGTTGGGCCCCTCAGCAGAAGGTGCCGTGACGTGTCGCAGTGCCGAAGCGATTGATAAGACTTGGGAGGAGGCAGTGGAAGCTGGCTTGATCCATACTACTTGGAAGCGCGAAGCAAAGGTACTAGCCAAGTACACGGCACCGTTGATGGTTACATTCCTTCTTCAATACTCTCTCACCGTCGCCAGTATATTCACGGTCGGCCACTTGGGAAAAATCCAACTTGGCGCTGTGAGCTTGGCTAGTATGACTGCTAATATCACGGGTTATGCGATTTACCAAGGCCTTGCAACCAGTTTGGACACCCTCTGTGCACAAGCGTATGGTTCGGGGCGAAAGGACTTGGTTGGCCTGCAGATGCAAAGGATGATATGGTTCCTGTGGACGATAACAATCCCGATTGGATTTGTGTGGTTCTTTgcagacaagattctcatggCCATTGTCCCAGAAAAAGAGGTTGCAATCTTGGCCGGCCAATACCTGAAGGTGGTTCTCCTGGGCGCTCCGGGTTACGCCTGTTTTGAGGCCGGAAAGCGCTTCGTTCAAGCTCAAGGTCTTTTCTCAGCATCGCTCTTCGTCCTTCTTTTTTGTGCACCGCTCAATGCATTCATGAACTGGCTTTTTGTCTGG CATTTCGAACTTGGCTTTGTCGGTGCCCCTTTGGCTGTCGCTATCACTGATAATCTTCTACCActccttcttttcctttaCGTGTACTTCATTGGAGGCCGTGAGTGCTGGAATGGATTTACCCGCCGAGCTTTTTCCAACTGGGGCCCCATGGTCCGCCTCGCTCTCCCAGGATTCCTGATGGTTGAAGCCGAAGTTCTGGCATTCGAGTTGCTCACTCTTGCCTCATCATATTTTGGAACCACTGCCCTGGCCGCTCAGTCTGTGCTCGCCACGATCTCCAGTATCGCATTCCAAATTCCCTTCCCCCTTTCTATTGCTGGCAGCACACGCATTGCCAATCTGATCGGCGCGACGTTGACGGACGCTGCACGCACCTCCGCCAAGGTTAATATGGTGGGTGCTGTGATCCTCGGTGTGGGCAACATAACCTTGTTATCATCCCTTCGAAATTATATCCCTTTCTTATTCACTTCTGATCCTGAAGTTGCCGGTCTTGTTGCCCAGGTTCTCCCTCTCTGCGCGTCATTCCAGCTTTTTGATGCCCTCGCCACGAACTGCAACGGTATTTTGCGTGGTCTCGGCAGGCAGTCGTTTGGCGGTTACGTCCAGCTGTTTTGTTACTATGGCGTTGCCCTTCCGATAAGTTTCGGGACCGCCTTTGGACTAGAGTGGCACCTCTGGGGTCTCTGGGGTGGCGTGGCTGTGGGATTGCTTCTTGTGGGAGTTGTTGAAGGTATATATCTGACCAAGGCCGATTGGGAACGGTCGGTCGACGATGCGAGAAAGCGCAACGCCATGGCGTAA
- a CDS encoding uncharacterized protein (EggNog:ENOG410PPKT~COG:S~TransMembrane:3 (o78-95i107-130o150-170i)~BUSCO:14476at33183), translated as MPREPSPDIEDDALQGTYNPLANPLNVKPVHVTGNLLASDRPLFLSRPLLGTLVLDNKASDCRDHCANERTFLSWLRLSMYLCIVSGAIVLSFHLRAEPSRLERRMALPMGIVFWVLSLVCLSNGFTIYVRTLTKYSRHKALVQSGWGSQAVFVIVAIAIIGTCVILLSVNRTS; from the exons ATGCCCCGAGAACCAAGCCCCGATATCGAGGATGATGCCCTCCAGGGAACCTATAACCCGCTGGCCAACCCTCTGAATGTCAAGCCAGTGCACGTCACTGG CAACCTCCTCGCCTCTGACCgtcctctcttcctctcccgCCCTCTCTTGGGCACCCTCGTCCTCGACAACAAGGCCTCAGACTGCCGTGACCATTGCGCCAACGAGCGCACCTTTCTCTCATGGCTCCGTCTCTCTATGTATCTCTGCATCGTCTCCGGCGCCATCGTGCTCTCTTTTCACCTCCGTGCTGAACCATCCCGGCTGGAACGCCGCATGGCCTTGCCCATGGGGATCGTCTTCTGGGTGCTCTCGCTTGTGTGCTTATCGAACGGCTTTACGATATACGTACGGACATTGACGAAATACAGCCGTCACAAGGCCCTCGTACAAAGCGGCTGGGGTTCCCAGGCCGTCTTCGTGATTGTGGCAATTGCCATAATCGGCACGTGTGTGATTCTCTTGAGTGTCAATCGTACATCGTGA
- the IDI1 gene encoding isopentenyl-diphosphate delta-isomerase idi1 (BUSCO:350840at4751~EggNog:ENOG410PGVF~COG:Q~BUSCO:12292at33183) — protein sequence MSTTTPITSENVSSFFSEVDTRLVLDLNELKSKQSAREGGELEGYDEEQIKLMDERCIVVDENDQPIGSGTKKTCHLMSNIDRGLLHRAFSVFLFDSKKRLLLQQRATEKITFPDLWTNTCCSHPLGIPGETGVGLDASVQGVRRAAQRKLEHELGIKPEQVPLDKFDFLTRIHYKAPSNGKWGEHEIDYILFVQADVDLDVSPNEVRDTRYVTADELKDMFNQPDLKFTPWFKLICNSMLFEWWENYGTDSFKKYLNSTQLHKMV from the exons aTGTCGACAACCACCCCAATTACGAGCGAGAATGTGTCTTCATTTTTCTCGGAAGTAGACACACGTCTCGTCCTTGATTTGAACGAACTAAAATCAAAACAGTCGGCAAGAGAGGGGGGCGAGTTGGAGGGCTACGATGAGGAACAGATTAAGCTGATGGATGAGCGATGTATAGTCGTTGATGAGAATGACCAGCCGATTGGTAGCGGTACCAAGAAGACCT GTCACTTGATGAGCAACATCGATCGCGGACTGCTCCATCGCGCGTTCTCCGTCTTCTTGTTCGATTCCAAGAAGCGCCTTCTCCTTCAACAACGTGCCACGGAGAAAATTACTTTCCCTGACCTTTGGACGAATACCTGCTGCTCTCACCCTCTGGGCATCCCCGGGGAGACCGGTGTGGGATTGGACGCCTCTGTGCAGGGAGTGCGCAGGGCCGCGCAGAGAAAACTGGAGCACGAGCTGGGGATTAAGCCTGAGCAGGTTCCTCTTGATAAATTTGACTTTCTGACAAGAATTCACTATAAGGCACCGAGCAATGGCAAGTGGGGAGAACATGAGA TTGATTACATCCTGTTTGTCCAGGCCGATGTCGATCTCGATGTCAGTCCAAACGAAGTCCGTGACACGAGATATGTGACGGCGGACGAGCTGAAGGATATGTTTAACCAGCCGGACTTGAAGTTTACGCCGTGGTTCAAGCTCATTTGCAACTCGATGCTGTTTGAGTGGTGGGAGAACTATGGTACCGATTCGTTCAAGAAATACCTCAACAGCACGCAGCTGCATAAAATGGTGTGA
- a CDS encoding uncharacterized protein (EggNog:ENOG410PK41~COG:K~BUSCO:9063at33183) — protein sequence MDLNPRTFSAAPQQYCPSYRSPMSTSPYPTPPQADIHSQTLSAHTSAMGGLDLLGCLPSQQLPICAPGHSLLPSAISWSTDPSAAHCYSNPSPNLGEYQGLGIYESLNTIATTNSTFIAPNTHATMPNAFLSPPSLPRKTTHVMYQRTPILEDMGLHYQSIPPTRQSTTPSKKVKISHDGEASQIDVQRTSIQEDPLPYQYETYSDPAECNEDPTTTLLELDNNIKRPVPDNRITGEPRRLQNEARNTAQASCPTAVSTSRKRKQARKARTAKKGKFECPKCGMQFTRNSNCKSHMKIHDPDRKYPHKCTFGQCTKQFSRKTDLTRHVDSVHEKLRRFGCSECGHRFARQDTLRRHCEDGCRKQQRQAQRAAAAAAAVTSVSSALSYHVPPVSYQQPASPSPCRELNSEHHQHPHSHQPQISNALMRSALFDNAHNAFSQYT from the exons ATGGATCTCAACCCAAGGACTTTCTCTGCTGCTCCTCAGCAATACTGTCCTTCCTATAGATCGCCAATGTCCACCTCTCCCTATCCAACTCCTCCTCAGGCCGATATTCACAGCCAGACACTGTCCGCTCATACGTCGGCGATGGGTGGGCTTGATCTGCTGGGCTGCCTTCCGAGCCAGCAGCTCCCCATCTGTGCACCAGGACATTCTCTCCTTCCGTCCGCAATCAGCTGGTCAACCGACCCCAGCGCTGCGCATTGCTATTCCAATCCATCTCCAAACCTGGGTGAATACCAGGGTTTGGGAATCTATGAAAGCCTCAACACAATTGCGACGACGAATTCAACCTTCATTGCTCCTAATACCCATGCGACCATGCCTAATGCCTTCCTCAGCCCTCCTTCTCTACCTCGGAAAACAACCCACGTTATGTATCAACGTACACCGATACTGGAAGACATGGGCCTACATTACCAGTCGATCCCGCCGACCAGGCAATCTACAACACCAAGTAAGAAGGTGAAGATCAGCCATGATGGTGAAGCAAGCCAGATCGATGTTCAGAGGACTTCTATCCAAGAAGATCCTTTGCCATACCAATACGAAACATACTCGGACCCTGCGGAGTGCAATGAGGATCCGACCACCACATTACTCGAATTGGACAACAACATCAAGAGGCCTGTGCCTGATAACAGGATTACGGGGGAGCCCCGCCGTTTGCAGAACGAGGCGAGGAACACCGCCCAAGCCAGCTGTCCAACTGCTGTTTCAACTAGCAGGAAAAGGAAGCAGGCCCGGAAGGCTAGAACCGCGAAGAAAGGCAAATTTGAATGCCCGAAATGCGGCATGCAGTTTACGAGAAATTCCAATTGCAAGTCGCATATGAAGATACACGACCCGGATCGAAAATACCCCCATAAGTGCACTTTTGGACAGTGTACGAAGCAGTTTAGTCGCAAGACTGACCTGACTCGACATGTCGATAGT GTGCATGAAAAGCTCCGTAGATTTGGCTGCTCTGAGTGCGGACATCGTTTTGCGCGACAAGATACGCTACGACG ACATTGTGAAGATGGATGCAGGAAACAACAGCGTCAGGCCCAGCGCGCTGCTGCGGCAGCTGCAGCTGTAACGTCTGTTTCATCCGCTCTGTCCTACCATGTTCCTCCAGTCTCATACCAGCAACCTGCATCGCCCTCTCCATGCCGAGAGCTAAATTCAGAACACCATCAACATCCCCATTCCCACCAACCGCAGATCAGCAACGCCCTTATGCGATCAGCGTTATTTGACAATGCACACAATGCTTTTTCACAATATACATGA